One region of Mycteria americana isolate JAX WOST 10 ecotype Jacksonville Zoo and Gardens chromosome 17, USCA_MyAme_1.0, whole genome shotgun sequence genomic DNA includes:
- the CIMIP2A gene encoding ciliary microtubule inner protein 2A — MAAPKENSLFPPNPYYIPGYEGFVPQYNYQFGETFGKTTYRLLTDPAVRKSPHPLLAPLHKQKFVEDFSGTKHSVQGYLPGRPGYFPYEKAGAATSFPEPVRGSKPPLPGPGPAEEELMMMHVDPVPQHHPGEYVPRTRPPQGYPRRISPHPVSEGREWRLPELSPACGQGKRCGPGQLGGASAGSKLPVKIEGVTLPGVAETTDVEQDNWLPKLDVPNVIQQKVIPGYTGFIPRLTWINGVNYIRGVKEAMNEFDRHQFLQRNPACSFGKRFPQTYWPNNRIYTSAGLIPSYMGFVPDLRHTYALTFGNSTRKAYQKEQRRRACAL; from the exons ATGGCAGCCCCGAAGGAAAATAGCCTCTTCCCTCCCAATCCCTACTATATCCCCGG CTACGAGGGCTTCGTCCCTCAGTACAACTATCAGTTTGGAGAAACCTTTGGCAAAACCACTTACCGCCTGCTGACGGATCCTGCTGTTAGGAAGAGCCCTCACCCCTTGCTGGCACCGCTGCACAAGCAGAAGTTTGTCGAGGACTTCAGTGGGACGAAGCACAGTGTCCAGGGTTATCTCCCTGGGCGTCCAG GGTACTTTCCCTATGAGAAAGCTGGGGCTGCAACAAGCTTTCCTGAACCAGTCCGTGGGTCAAAACCTCCCctgccggggccagggccggcaGAGGAAGAGCTGATGATGATGCACGTGGACCCTGTGCCCCAGCACCACCCCGGTGAGTACGTCCCGAGGACACGACCGCCTCAGGGGTACCCACGGAGGATTTCACCTCATCCTGTGTCTGAGGGACGAGAGTGGCGGTTGCCTGAGCTAAGCCCGGCCTGTGGACAGGGAAAAAGGTGCGGACCCGGCCAGCTCGGCGGTGCCTCGGCAGGAAGCAAACTG cCTGTAAAGATTGAAGGTGTGACTCTGCCAGGAGTGGCTGAAACCACAGATGTGGAGCAAGATAACTGGTTACCAAAACTGGATGTACCGAATGTGATCCAACAGAAAGTCATTCCAG GGTACACTGGATTCATCCCCCGCCTCACCTGGATTAATGGCGTGAACTACATCCGGGGTGTGAAGGAAGCAATGAACGAATTTGACCGACATCAG tttttgcAGAGAAACCCAGCTTGCAGCTTTGGCAAGAGATTTCCCCAAACATACTGGCCTAACAACAGAATTTACACCAGTGCTGGACTGATACCTTCCTACATGGGCTTCGTACCAG acctCCGACACACCTACGCACTCACTTTTGGAAACAGCACCCGAAAAGCTTACCAAAAGGAACAAAGGAGACGAGCTTGTGCACTGTGA
- the TUBB4B gene encoding tubulin beta-4B chain, with amino-acid sequence MREIVHLQAGQCGNQIGAKFWEVISDEHGIDPTGTYHGDSDLQLERINVYYNEATGGKYVPRAVLVDLEPGTMDSVRSGPFGQIFRPDNFVFGQSGAGNNWAKGHYTEGAELVDSVLDVVRKEAESCDCLQGFQLTHSLGGGTGSGMGTLLISKIREEYPDRIMNTFSVVPSPKVSDTVVEPYNATLSVHQLVENTDETYCIDNEALYDICFRTLKLTTPTYGDLNHLVSATMSGVTTCLRFPGQLNADLRKLAVNMVPFPRLHFFMPGFAPLTSRGSQQYRALTVPELTQQMFDAKNMMAACDPRHGRYLTVAAVFRGRMSMKEVDEQMLNVQNKNSSYFVEWIPNNVKTAVCDIPPRGLKMSATFIGNSTAIQELFKRISEQFTAMFRRKAFLHWYTGEGMDEMEFTEAESNMNDLVSEYQQYQDATAEEEGEFEEEAEEEAE; translated from the exons ATGAGGGAGATCGTGCACCTGCAGGCCGGGCAGTGCGGAAACCAGATCGGGGCCAAG TTCTGGGAGGTGATCAGCGACGAACATGGCATCGACCCAACCGGTACCTACCATGGAGACAGCGACCTGCAGCTGGAGCGCATTAACGTCTACTACAACGAGGCCACAG GTGGCAAGTACGTGCCCCGCGCCGTGCTGGTGGACCTGGAGCCCGGCACCATGGACTCGGTGCGCTCCGGGCCCTTCGGCCAGATATTCAGGCCAGACAACTTCGTGTTCG GTCAGAGCGGAGCAGGAAACAACTGGGCAAAGGGCCATTATACGGAAGGTGCTGAATTAGTTGATTCCGTGTTAGATGTTgtgaggaaggaggcagaaagctGTGATTGTCTCCAGGGCTTTCAGCTTACTCACTCTCTCGGTGGTGGTACAGGCTCTGGCATGGGTACCCTCCTCATCAGCAAAATTCGTGAAGAGTACCCAGACCGAATTATGAATACTTTCAGTGTTGTACCCTCCCCTAAAGTATCAGATACTGTAGTAGAGCCCTACAATGCCACGCTCTCGGTCCACCAGCTTGTGGAGAACACAGATGAAACATACTGTATTGATAATGAAGCCCTCTACGACATATGCTTCAGAACACTGAAGTTAACTACTCCGACATACGGTGATCTGAACCATTTAGTGTCGGCAACCATGAGCGGTGTTACCACCTGCCTGCGATTCCCAGGCCAGCTTAATGCTGACCTGCGGAAGCTGGCAGTGAACATGGTTCCTTTCCCCCGTTTGCACTTTTTCATGCCTGGTTTTGCCCCGCTCACGAGCCGTGGGAGCCAGCAGTATCGTGCTTTAACTGTGCCAGAGCTAACGCAGCAGATGTTTGATGCAAAGAATATGATGGCTGCCTGTGACCCACGTCATGGCCGCTACCTGACTGTAGCTGCTGTTTTTAGAGGCCGTATGTCAATGAAAGAGGTTGATGAGCAAATGCTGAACGTTCAGAACAAAAACAGCAGCTATTTTGTTGAATGGATTCCTAATAACGTTAAAACAGCGGTCTGTGACATTCCACCTCGTGGCCTGAAAATGTCTGCCACCTTCATTGGTAACAGCACAGCCATCCAGGAGCTGTTCAAACGCATTTCTGAGCAGTTCACTGCCATGTTCCGCCGAAAGGCTTTCCTGCACTGGTACACTGGCGAGGGCATGGACGAGATGGAGTTCACAGAGGCTGAGAGCAACATGAACGACCTGGTGTCTGAGTATCAGCAGTACCAGGATGCTAcagctgaggaggagggggagtttgaggaggaggctgaggaagaGGCAGAGTAA